From the Manis javanica isolate MJ-LG chromosome 13, MJ_LKY, whole genome shotgun sequence genome, one window contains:
- the LOC108405219 gene encoding uncharacterized protein isoform X3 has product MPQALTPAPGAASPRFPRVGLSSGPRNQPSEAASGRLGPPVRSSPWTPASGDGRGPRRPPPRQLRLGRRHCAPPATPAPDLPVGESGVPGQRPRARGRAPRRPEPVPGTQSIRGEAGRGETPADCRGSARPVAGVAGTWLSLSTEGLYNWRITLPPESCHVCHQSMELLKLSNSKPKGPTWMLG; this is encoded by the exons ATGCCTCAGGCTCTAACTCCAGCCCCGGGCGCGGCCAGCCCTCGCTTCCCCAGGGTAGGACTCAGCTCAGGTCCACGCAACCAGCCGAGTGAGGCCGCATCGGGCCGTCTCGGCCCGCCCGTCCGCAGCAGCCCCTGGACCCCCGCCAGCGGGGATGGGCGTGGGCCCCGGCGGCCACCGCCCCGACAACTCCGGCTCGGGAGGAGGCACTGTGCCCCACCCGCTACGCCAGCCCCGGACTTACCTGTAGGGGAAAGCGGGGTTCCTGGACAGCGGCCACGAGCCCGAGGGCGGGCGCCGAGGCGGCCGGAACCCGTCCCAGGGACCCAAAGTATCCGCGGTGAGGCAGGGCGTGGAGAGACGCCGGCGGACTGCCGCGGGTCAGCACGGCCCGTCGCGGGGGTCGCTGGGACCTGGCTCTCCCTTAGCACCG AAGGATTATATAACTGGAGAATTACACTGCCCCCAGAATCTTGCCACGTCTGTCACCAATCCATGGAACTTCTTAAACTCTCCAATTCTAAGCC
- the LOC108405219 gene encoding uncharacterized protein isoform X4: protein MPQALTPAPGAASPRFPRVGLSSGPRNQPSEAASGRLGPPVRSSPWTPASGDGRGPRRPPPRQLRLGRRHCAPPATPAPDLPVGESGVPGQRPRARGRAPRRPEPVPGTQSIRGEAGRGETPADCRGSARPVAGVAGTWLSLSTGLYNWRITLPPESCHVCHQSMELLKLSNSKPKGPTWMLG, encoded by the exons ATGCCTCAGGCTCTAACTCCAGCCCCGGGCGCGGCCAGCCCTCGCTTCCCCAGGGTAGGACTCAGCTCAGGTCCACGCAACCAGCCGAGTGAGGCCGCATCGGGCCGTCTCGGCCCGCCCGTCCGCAGCAGCCCCTGGACCCCCGCCAGCGGGGATGGGCGTGGGCCCCGGCGGCCACCGCCCCGACAACTCCGGCTCGGGAGGAGGCACTGTGCCCCACCCGCTACGCCAGCCCCGGACTTACCTGTAGGGGAAAGCGGGGTTCCTGGACAGCGGCCACGAGCCCGAGGGCGGGCGCCGAGGCGGCCGGAACCCGTCCCAGGGACCCAAAGTATCCGCGGTGAGGCAGGGCGTGGAGAGACGCCGGCGGACTGCCGCGGGTCAGCACGGCCCGTCGCGGGGGTCGCTGGGACCTGGCTCTCCCTTAGCACCG GATTATATAACTGGAGAATTACACTGCCCCCAGAATCTTGCCACGTCTGTCACCAATCCATGGAACTTCTTAAACTCTCCAATTCTAAGCC